Proteins from a genomic interval of Watersipora subatra chromosome 10, tzWatSuba1.1, whole genome shotgun sequence:
- the LOC137406696 gene encoding sodium/hydrogen exchanger 2-like, protein MASVSLFVYSAASDSFIFLYLGVNLVRVNHQFHIGFIGATIFLCLITRFVVTYILSAILNRNRVRKISKREQLIMAYGGLRGAVAFSLVSLLKLDQETMDLLMTTMLMLVIFTVFIQGGTIKPLVSLLEIKTKETEQNLSLLNELTVNAADHVMAGVEQIVGDHGVFVFYNWVIQLDDKHIKHLLQRNPMRKDEKIMKLYEKIALKQHFAALQGVEIAETFEGGPLSPLEGSVIAGDTLSVCTDTARNGWKPTTPSLLGQLTRYGDIEEPEHVDDIAYITPEMLEDEELTTAEQRRLSHEQHVIDDNLIDGQHLGMLLTKPGSIRDTRKLRSGIDMDDRSNFMFLLQEKSKRLERLKRSRAGSLSIPESGSISQAPISEVADVGGCTSFFRKCPCVQSKAEESGQIVRKGGRPRQGSIATLRLQSRVTSRRGTRTEADSPLPTRIVYSPRNRTKVDQSDAVARNHPKRYSADSDFYSGAEELESKGSREDIELGRAAPSAPSSIELTSPLSTVVELPERGSEVSLAKKAAASKQIEPTEADNSSEEIESDECQTRL, encoded by the exons ATGGCAAG TGTCTCGTTGTTTGTTTACAGTGCGGCCTCTGACTCTTTCATATTTCTTTATCTCGGCGTCAACTTAGTGAGGGTAAACCATCAATTCCATATCGGATTTATTGGTGCCACAATCTTTCTTTGCCTCATAACCCGTTTTGTTG TCACCTACATATTGAGTGCCATTCTAAACAGAAACAGGGTGAGAAAAATCTCTAAAAGAGAGCAACTGATTATG GCATATGGTGGACTTAGAGGTGCTGTGGCCTTCTCACTTGTATCTCTACTTAAACTGGACCAAGAAACAATGGATCTGTTAATGACTACCATGCTTATGCTAGTCATATTCACCGTGTTTATCCAA GGTGGGACCATCAAACCCCTTGTTAGCCTGCTGGAAATCAAAACAAAAGAAACCGAGCAGAATCTCTCATTGCTAAATGAGCTTACTGTTAATGCTGCTGATCATGTCATGGCCGGTGTCGAACAGATCGTTGGTGACCATGGTGTCTTCGTTTTCTAT AATTGGGTCATTCAACTGGATGACAAGCACATAAAGCACTTGCTACAGAGGAATCCCATGAGGAAGGATGAGAAGATTATGAAACTCTATGAAAAAATAGCACTCAA GCAGCACTTCGCAGCTCTGCAAGGTGTTGAAATTGCTGAAACTTTTGAAGGAGGCCCACTTAGCCCTCTGGAAGGCAG tgTGATAGCTGGTGATACTCTTAGCGTGTGTACTGATACAGCTAGAAACGGATGGAAACCTACAACACCATCCCTACTTGGCCAGCTCACCAGATACGGTGATATTGAGGAGCCCGAACATGTAGATGATATAGCCTACATCACCCCTGAAATGTTAGAAG ACGAAGAACTTACCACAGCGGAGCAAAGAAGGTTAAGTCATGAACAGCACGTTATTGATGATAACTTGATAGACGGGCAGCACCTCGGAATGCTGCTCACTAAGCCAGGATCGATT AGGGATACACGAAAACTGAGGAGTGGAATTGACATGGATGACAGGTCAAACTTCATGTTCCTCTTGCAAGAGAAAAGTAAACGACTGGAGAGATTAAAGCGAAGCCGTGCTGGAAGCTTAAGTATACCTGAGTCGGGCTCGATCAGCCAAGCGCCAATATCAGAAG TTGCAGACGTTGGAGGTTGCACATCATTCTTCCGAAAATGCCCATGTGTACAATCAAAAG CGGAGGAAAGTGGACAGATTGTAAGAAAAGGAGGACGCCCAAGACAAGGCTCTATTGCA ACCTTGAGACTGCAATCACGGGTTACAAGTCGGCGTGGTACCAGAACAGAAGCAGATAGTCCATTGCCGACGCGGATCGTCTACTCTCCGCGAAACAGGACTAAAGTAGACCAGTCAGATGCTGTTGCCCGTAATCACCCCAAGCGCTACAGCGCTGACAGTGATTTCTACAGCGGAGCCGAGGAGCTCGAGTCAAAAGGTTCTCGCGAAGACATAGAGCTAGGTAGGGCCGCGCCATCGGCGCCTAGCAGCATTGAGCTCACATCCCCGCTTTCAACTGTCGTAGAGCTACCAGAAAGGGGTAGTGAGGTGTCCTTAGCAAAGAAGGCAGCAGCGAGTAAACAGATCGAGCCAACAGAGGCAGATAATAGCAGCGAAGAAATAGAAAGTGACGAGTGTCAGACTCGTCTCTGA